Sequence from the Paenibacillus riograndensis SBR5 genome:
GAGTGGGTGCTTAGAGAAGCCTCCGCTTTTATGAAAAGCATGAATGACCGCACAGGCCTTCCCTACAAAATTTCAGTGAATATCTCCATTATTCAACTGCTGCAGGATGATTTTGTGGATATTGTGCTGGACAGTCTGGAGGAAAGCGGGCTTGCGCCAAATTGCCTGGAGCTGGAAATTACCGAGTCTATCTTTATGGAATCTTTTGAAAACACGGTAAGCAAGCTGGAATTTCTGAAATCGCGCGGAATCCGCATCGCTCTTGATGATTTTGGGACAGGCTACTCTTCTCTGAGCTATTTGCAGCAGCTGCCGATCTCCACACTCAAAATGGACAAAATCTTTATCGACTCTTTGGCAGACCAGGGGTACAGCCAGTCCTTTGTGCAGACTATTATTATTCTGGGACACAAAATGGGACTGGACGTTGTCGCAGAGGGAGTGGAGGATGCCGACCAATTGGCATTCCTTAAGGAAGCGGATTGTGACAAGGTGCAGGGCTATCTGATTAGCCGTCCAGTACCGCAGCGCGGAGTCATTGAACTGCTGGAGCCGCAGAGACGTCATGGGCCGGGGTATTCACAGTAATACCATCAGAATAAAATTGTAATGCCAAACAAGCCCCAGAGCATATCCGCTCTGGAGGCTTTTTTTGGCTTTGGCGGCTCTGTAAGCTGTCCGGCCTGAATCAGACAACGACAATTTTATTTTTTCCTGTTTTTTTAGCCTCGTACAGCGCATCGTCCGCCTGCTGAAAGGTAGAGCTTTTGGAGTCTGTTCCGGCATAGTCATGCATGCCAATGCTGACGGTTACGGAGTTTCCATCCATCTCGGCAACAGGCAATGCGGCAATGCCGTGAAGAATCTGCGTCATGATCCTGCGGGAATCCTCCAGCGGCTTGGCGGTCAGAATCACAACGAATTCTTCGCCACCATACCTGGCGGCGAAATCATCTGCGCCGATATGCTTCAGCACGATCCCGGCAACCTGTCTCAGCACAATGTCTCCGACCCAGTGCCCGTACTGATCATTTACTTTTTTGAAGTTATCGATGTCCAGCACCGCCAGCTGCATGGGAAAAGGATTGCTCTGCTGATGCTCAATCAGCCAGCCCAGATATTCGTGAAAGGTCTTGTGGTTATACAGTTCGGTCAAAGGATCAACCTTCGACAGGCGGTCCATGATGATATTCTGGATGCGCAAATCCTGCTCCGATTTCAGCGAGCTCTCCAGAGACTGCATCAGATCACGCCCCCGGGCAATGAGGGCAAAACCCGCAAGTGCAGTTCCGGTCAAGATGAATGCGATGATCATATTCTGGATGCGCAAGCTATTATCATAGACTGAAGTATCCAACAGCAGCAGGATCATGTACGTCACACATAAAATGGAAGTGGCTTTCAAGTAGGTGCTTCTCAAATAGAGCATGGATACCAGCAAAGGGATTAGCATGATAAGCGGCTTCACATAGAAAACATCACTTAAATTTAAGATCATCACTATCGCGATCAAATGGCTTGCGGCAACATTGGAAATTTCCGATAACAGGGGGCGCCATTTATAAATGGCCTCAAGTACAAGCAGGGTTCCCAGTATCATAATGTCGGGCAGCAGTACATTGCCGAACAGGTAGCTTTTGCCCGATAACCTGGGATCATCCCCCTGCATGGACAAAGAGATTACGGTCTGAGTGAGCAGATGGACAAGCAGTACCAGCCAGAAAGCGTTGAGGATCATGCGGTTCCAATACGTTTGGCGAGGAGCAGGTGGTGGGATATGCATAAGATGTTCCTCTTTTCCAGTGGCAATATATCTATATATTCGACAATAATCACGCTTTTCCTCCAAAGAATGACACAAGGGTTACTCCGGGGAAAATGTTCGTGTTTTGGCTATTGTTTAGCATTGTATAGATAGTTATTATGTATAACACGGGCAAAACACGAATTATGGGAGCTAAACCTCCTTGACACATTCGTCTATGTTCTGTAATATTTCAAGTGGCTCAACAAACAATGATTAGCTGTTCGTATATCCTCAAAGATAAGGTTTGGGGGTCTCTACAGGGAACCGTAAATTCCTGGCTACGAATAGGGTGCATTTGGCATACCTATGAAGTGGTCGGGATTTTTTGTGCTGCGTTCTGCAAGAACTATTATGATCGCAGAAACGGACGAGGCCTTGCTAGATAAGATGAACTTAAAAATTCATAAAAGGGTAGAAATGCGGAGGGGAAGTTTGGAACTGGAAGAGCGGTAGCGTCCGCCTTTGTCACCGGATTTCAACCGCAAAAGGCGGTTCCATTGAAGAAATCTGGGGACAACAGCGGCTGGAAGTCCAAACATTCCCCGCAGTGACGTCTATACCCACAATGTAAAACTAAAGTTCAACTTAAATAAAGGACAGCGATACCGTTTCTTCCTGGGAGGAACAGAGAAACCAATGAGTAAATATGATGTGATTGTCGTGGGTGCCGGACCGGCTGGAATTTTTGCCTGCTATGAATTGACGCGCAAGGCCCCTGAGCTTAAGGTGCTGCTGGTAGACAAAGGCCATGATATATACCGGCGCAATTGCCCGATTCTGGAGGAGAAAATCAAACTCTGCCCTCCGGCCTCGGGACGCAAGGAATTCGCCGGCTGTCTGCCTGCGTGTTCGATTACCGCCGGTTTTGGGGGAGCGGGCGCATACAGTGACGGAAAGTTCAATATCACCACTGAATTTGGCGGCTGGATGACAGATTATCTGGCACCCTCCAAAGTGCTGGAGCTGATCCAGTATGTAGATGCCATCAATCTGGAGCATGGGGCCACACCGGTAATTACCGATCCGACCACCGAAAGCATCCGGGGCATCGAGCAGCGGGGATACGCCGCCGGGCTTAAGCTGCTGCGGGCGCAGGTGCGTCATCTCGGCACAGAGCAGAACCTGGAAATCCTGAAATCCATATACGAATATTTGCGGGTACGGATCGATATGCTGTTCAAAACTGAGGTTCAGGATATTGTTACGGTTAAGGAAGAGGGCAAGCACCGGGTTACGGGCATTACACTGAAGAACGGCGAGAGCTATGCGGCGGACAAAGTGATGATCGCACCGGGGCGCGACGGGTCTGCTTGGCTGACGGATGTCCTGAAGAAGCGCCGGCTCAAGATGTACAACAATCAGGTCGATGTAGGTGTAAGGGTGGAAACCTCGGATGTCGTCATGAGAGAGATTAATGAGCATCTCTATGAAGGAAAGTTCATTTTTAATACATCTGTAGGCACGCGTGTCCGCACCTTTTGCAGCAATCCTTCCGGACATGTTGTTGTTGAGAACCACAGCGGCGTGATGGCGGCCAATGGCCATTCCTACAAGGACCCTGCGCTGGGTTCCATGAATACCAACTTTGCGCTGCTGGTCTCGCATACCTTCACGGAGCCTTTTGACAAGCCGAATGAATATGCCCGGGAAATCTGCAAGCGGGCCAATGATTTGTCCAGCGGCGGGGTCATTGTACAGAAATACGGGGATATCCTGCGCGGACGGCGCTCCACCGAAACCCGGATTAAAGAAGGCTTTCTGGAGCCTACGCTGAAGGAAGCGGTGCCTGGCGATCTCGGGCTGGTGCTGCCTTATAACACAATGAAGAGCCTGATCGAAATGGTGGAGGCCCTGGAAAAAGTCACTCCGGGCATCGCCTCCGAGCATACACTGTTCTATGGCGTGGAGGCCAAATTCTACTCGGCCCGTCCGAAGCTTACGGAGAACCTGGAAACTGAAATTTCAGGCCTCTACTGTGGCGGTGACGGCGCGGGCATCACCCGCGGCCTGGCCCAGGCCGGAGCGGCCGGGGTATGGATTGCGCGGGGAATGCTGGGGTAAGAAGGAGCGTGCGGCTTAAGCAACGGTGAGGAACATGAAGAGCTGTCTTAGAGTAGAATTGTCTGCGATGAGGCAGCTTTTTTCGCGGACGGCGGTGCGTTTTGTATGTATGGGAAATTGTTAGGATAAGAGATTTTTAAGAATAAACGGCAGAAATGCCGTTT
This genomic interval carries:
- a CDS encoding GGDEF domain-containing protein: MHIPPPAPRQTYWNRMILNAFWLVLLVHLLTQTVISLSMQGDDPRLSGKSYLFGNVLLPDIMILGTLLVLEAIYKWRPLLSEISNVAASHLIAIVMILNLSDVFYVKPLIMLIPLLVSMLYLRSTYLKATSILCVTYMILLLLDTSVYDNSLRIQNMIIAFILTGTALAGFALIARGRDLMQSLESSLKSEQDLRIQNIIMDRLSKVDPLTELYNHKTFHEYLGWLIEHQQSNPFPMQLAVLDIDNFKKVNDQYGHWVGDIVLRQVAGIVLKHIGADDFAARYGGEEFVVILTAKPLEDSRRIMTQILHGIAALPVAEMDGNSVTVSIGMHDYAGTDSKSSTFQQADDALYEAKKTGKNKIVVV
- a CDS encoding NAD(P)/FAD-dependent oxidoreductase yields the protein MSKYDVIVVGAGPAGIFACYELTRKAPELKVLLVDKGHDIYRRNCPILEEKIKLCPPASGRKEFAGCLPACSITAGFGGAGAYSDGKFNITTEFGGWMTDYLAPSKVLELIQYVDAINLEHGATPVITDPTTESIRGIEQRGYAAGLKLLRAQVRHLGTEQNLEILKSIYEYLRVRIDMLFKTEVQDIVTVKEEGKHRVTGITLKNGESYAADKVMIAPGRDGSAWLTDVLKKRRLKMYNNQVDVGVRVETSDVVMREINEHLYEGKFIFNTSVGTRVRTFCSNPSGHVVVENHSGVMAANGHSYKDPALGSMNTNFALLVSHTFTEPFDKPNEYAREICKRANDLSSGGVIVQKYGDILRGRRSTETRIKEGFLEPTLKEAVPGDLGLVLPYNTMKSLIEMVEALEKVTPGIASEHTLFYGVEAKFYSARPKLTENLETEISGLYCGGDGAGITRGLAQAGAAGVWIARGMLG